The segment TTTTATCAACAGTGTACACCCTTTCACAAGTTCTGCTGCTGCAAACTAAAGGAAATGATACAAGCCTTGTTATTGTGTTGAGGAATGTATAGTGGAAGGCCACTTACCAATACTGGAGGCAATTTTCCTACACAGCAGAAGCTAAGTGGACCATTGGAAAAAAGGCACACTATGGACCACAATTCTTGGACATACTAAATCTCATTTTTGACATGTTTTAAATCATGCACTGGAGACAATAAACCCAGACCTGGGTCAGAACAGTCGCTTCCTGAGTAAATTTTTTTGTAGAAGCGTTTCCCCCGGTCCTTAGTGTTTGCAGCAATGGGCTCGTTTGGGTTTCCTTTTGATAATCTGCTGTGCATGCTGCTCGGCATCTCGTTCACTGTGTGGTTTACTCTGCTTCTGGTTTTCTTCATTGTGCCAGCCATTTTTGGCCTGTCTTTCGGCATCCGAAAGCTCTATATGAAGACCCTGCTCAAAGTGTTTGGGGTGAGTATCAAGCTGTGTATGAAATTTTAGGATATATGTAAATTGAGGATATTAAAAATATTGGTACTTTAATGCCAAGTTGAGTCAGTGGGGTCacacagtggtaaagtacgctagtccactactgctgagatctggggatccaggttTTGAatatcagctgtgctattggccggtcagGGCATcagcatggacatgattggctaacgtCCGTGCCCTGGGGGATAAAGCGTGGCTGAAACAGGGTGCGCTCTCACTGCTGGTCCCAAGtccagatagaaataggaggttTTGTCAAGAAGGTCTTCCAGCGTAAATACTGTaccaagtctggtatgtggaccagatccgctgtggcAATTCCTAAATACAGGAGTTGAGTTAATGCAACACTTTTGCCACAGGTTAACATTTAGGAACGTCCCCCTGCAGATTGTCAGATGAAACACTTTCCATTCACTAAGTTTATGTCTGTAGTTTCTTAATTTTTAATCTCTGTGAGTGAGTCTGTGATGCCTGCTTCAAAGTTCACAAGACAAGAGAAGTATTCACTAAGCAAAAATCATTCATAAATCATTCATCTTTCAACCATCTTTTCCATTGTAACTCATAAATTGTCCAGTATGGACACTATACAgcaaaaatacactatatggccaaaagtatgtggactctaGATCATGTGCTTGtttgacatcctattccaaaactacTGGCATGTCTGAAGTTGTcccttttcttttaattctatttttttcGGAAGGGCTGTGTTCTGATGTTACATGAGGGCTCTTTTGCTCAATGCTCTCTTCAAaacactggagttcctctatATCACAACTTTGGAAAGAGTACGTCATGGACCttgcacaggagcacagtcatgctggaataagaaagggccttcccctaactgttgctacaaagttggaacACAAAGTTTTATTGATCTTTGGGGTATTGAAGTCTAGCATTGCATGTAGGTCAGCTTATACCAGAGGGACCAGACTGAGTGAATGAACTTGGCATGTGCTTATTTATAGTACCTGAAGCATCAAATTGCAAGACATGCAAAAGTCTAGGCATGTGCTTCGTGGCATCATGTGAATGGAAAAGCTTTAAGAAGTTCAGTCGTTCATGTCAGATGACACCTGACTCAAATATTATTTCATCGAATCAGGACTCAGTGGCGCAACCGTGTACTGATGTACCAGACTGTGGAGTTGTGTCATGCCAGTTTTATTGCAGAGAGTGTTGCAAAATCGCTTTCTTCAGGCGTCTGAAGCAGTTTTGTAACATTGGGAACATCAGTGTAACCAGTGCAatttaaaatcataaaaaacTTGTATAGATTTATTGCCTAGCATTTTCAACAAACACAACCTGAAGCAGCAGTAAGTAATAAATACATTGGAATGAGATGCAAAAATAGCATTCGTTTCAAATAATCTTTTTGTTTTCCATAGTTTATGCAAGTAAATTTCAACCAagttagtttattattattttaagtgctATCAAGTCGATTTAGACTCCTGACGACCATATGGAtaagtgtttctccagaacatcctcTTTTCTTTGGATCTTCAGGCTTTTTAATGGCTTGCTCATTATTCCTCTAATAATATTtatccatcttgttgctggccgtcCTCTTCCACCTACAAACTTAAAAGTGAGCCAGCGGAAAACATATGATCATGATGTATTTAATATTCTTTCAGAAAATCAATATGGAACACTAATTACTAATTTACCCGACTAGTTTAGTGCTGTAGGATTGTTGGAATacccccctcctcctcctccaacCAGCTCAGAATTAAGTCGATCATCGACTAATTGCACTAATGAACAGCAGTATTGGCCTAAAAAGACTGACCGGTCGATCATCAATCAATGAACTTCTTTTTATAGGGCTTGTAATTATACACATActacaaaacacatttaatacaacaaaatacaaaagtctgggctaaaataataaagaattgtAGTTGCTGACAGTGTTGGGTGTTTTGCAGTGGGCTACGTTAAGGATTGAGCGAGAAGCTAAAGAGAAGAATCATCTGGTTTATAAACCCTATGCCAATGGTGAGTTCCTCATCTTGAATTCtcttatttttgcatattttttagtttgtacgagggatcttcaaaaagtttctgcacttttatattttggttggaaaccaaaatgagggagggaggagtagtaattggtcatgtttgagaaactgagagagagcttatagtccggattttgcgtcatctgattttcacctttttggacgcttaaagaagcttttaggggaagaagattttcatgtgatgatgatttcatgtgaaagcagtggtgcatcagtggctacgcactcAACTTTattaatagagttttaaaaagtgtggaaactttgtGAAGAACGCTTGTAATTGCTTCACTTCTTCAAACTAAATCTATTGTTTGACaaacaaaacttaaataaacacaaacttttaatagatcattttattttgtaaaaggaAAAAGTAAAAACCATTCTAGTGCCAGGGTGATAgtgtggggatgctttgctgctttaGAGCCTACAGTAACTGAGGGAAAAAGAACTTTtgctctctaccagaaaatccTAAAGGAGAACGTATATTTATAAAGGGGCAGCGTATCCTTAAAAGCCTTTAATATGGCTGAATTAAATCAATTTAACTACATTTACATAGTTATTAAAGGTATTGCATAATCTTTCCTttcataaataacaaaaaattaataataaaaaattacattctCTAGCTTTAAACTGCCCTTTCTGATTATATAAAACAGGCTATGGACTGGTTACATTTGACTGTGTGTTTAACTGCTCGTTTTGTTGTTTGCTTTGGTGTTGACCTTGTGTTGCGTgtgaatgtacagtatgtttctGCTCTGCTGTTCACTGTGTgtttacctacacacacataatacattaTGTACTCACTACAGCAGACATACTGTAAAGTAAGATTCAAAAGTTCTTAAAACTAACCTGGATTCCTAGATTCATTTGGACACATTTATTTGTCACATTTcactgcagtcattaaataacacttataaattgactgatagaataaatgtaagctacaatacacagcacagcctaccttaatagttaaCTGTGATAGCGACTGTCTCAAAGATGAAAGTactcgtctgtgttttgacacacccctTTTTGCATCCACAGAAtgggttgggagttttccaaactcatgTACCCacgtcgtgtttttagctgcttagaCTTCAacgtcttggacattttgactaaccgattgctaactgaattgccgtaggattccTAGGTCCGTCTCATGGTGCAGATTAACCTTATAATGTCTGTATTGAACAGCAGTGAACCATTACTCATAAAAAAACTTCTGACCCTCCAgatcatttgtatggctgggcattgatgttggtcaagaagcCTCTATTGATGGggagtcccaatacttttatccatattagagatgcatgagtaccgatactggtatcgggtatttgcccgatactgcgctcattaacttgtacctcgcaaacgaggctccgatactaaacatccgataccgtgtgcctagtgcacgttgctgcgttatgcctagttcacactacacgatttttgctcggcgactggtcggcgctagatttgccggctcgggagcaactcggcgttcgctcggcgatcaaaactcggctctcgatcgctaagtgtgaactatccaacaactcgattcGACCgactcgccgagcgctcggcgaccggatcgagttttctagcacgtcagatatctgatctgagatgtgcgactgggaatgagtgacatgtcgaacagccaatgagaacgcaggatacggtgtgaggggaaacgcaggagaggagtgtaaacaggtgggacagggggataatatagtttatatcagaatacaccagcacacacacacacgttttacagtatttctgacctgatcgttttCTACAAagcataacaacaaaacaccaacattgcaaaaatatttattaacctccaactcattaactcattaactccatcattctaaataggtattggtatcggtatcggcaagtacaaaaatacatgtacttgtacttgtactcggttgggaaaaaagggtattgatgcatccctaattcaTATAGTGTAATCTTTAAATCTGTGCTTGTTTCAGaaggcaggtattattttgtttGGTGTTGTGGCTTTGAAAAGAAGGATGACAAAAGTCAGCATTACTGTACTTCTGCCTAGCTATGTCTTTAATTGTGCTTATTTTAACTTAACCCCCTACCAGTCTCATAATAGTCAGTTCATATTattctttcatttaattttaggcATCATTGCCAAAGAGCCCACCTCCCTGGAAGAGGAGCTTAAAGAAATCCGACGTGTCGGCAGCAGCCGGGACCTGACTACGTCCTCCCCAGGCTCTTCCCCTTCCTCTGCAGAGTTTGCCATGTCGGACATCTTTTATTTCTGTCGGCGTGGTGTGGAGAGCATCGTGGATGACGAAGTGACCAAGCGCTTTACCGCAGAGGAGCTGGAGTCCTGGAATCTCCTGACCCGCAGCAACTACAACTTCAGACACATCAGTACCCGACTCACGGCACTGTGGGGGGTTGGCCTGGTCATCCGCTACTGCCTCCTGCTGCCTCTCAGGTGATGTGTACGAGTGTTAAAAGTTATTAGCACCTTTCTGAGTCCTGTATGTCAGTTTGGATGATTTTTGATTATGCTAAGCTGGTATAAAGTGAAAAGAGAAGAACAATAAATTGCATCTATACACAGGCAATAAAGCAAACACGCTTgctcacacccacacccacacacacacacacacacaatacacccATTCTGTATTGGTTTATTAAGCCAACAATTTCCAAGCTGGAATATTCAAATCGAAACCGGTTTAGTACCAGTTCAGTCAATACAGAAGCTTATCTGGAGATGGTCTGTAGGCAAATTGAATTTTGAGCTAATTCTGTTTCTTCTCAAGGCTATGTGAAGCTTCAAAGGGATTACAGGGTGCCAGACTGTGACCTTAACCTACATTAATTCCCTAATAtacactagtgtgtgtgtgtgtgtgtgtgtgtgtgtttggtatcTGAGACAGTAGGAAGGAAGTTTGGTGAGCTTGTGTTTGAGGAAGGTTGAGGAAGAAGGTTTGATGAATTGAGTTTGGGGAAGGTTGACTATCCTATTCCATGTTTTATGGCCTTACAACCAGATCTCAACTCGTTAAACATCTATGGGAGATCTTAGAAACACCTGTTGAGAGAGGgtttcttcattttatttatgcattttctccctttttctcatgatttagcatagccaattagtctttcaCTGCTGGAGATCATGACTGCGTCTGAGAAGGTTTTATTCACTTGGCCCACGTCCCCTCTGATGCGTGCGCAGTCCTTtgaccccttctttttcgcccctgccttggtggatttgcacatgaggctgGATGTCACACACGGAGAGAcaccaatctttatgctccttTACTTCTGTACTGGTGCCTCTggctgctaatcagggtccttgctcagtgtttgaagaccccacccacttattgTGCCCCTTAGAGGGCACCCAatcaaccggtagcagagctgagattcgaaccgtggAGTTCAatatatcccgctgtgccacctgggcgggCACCCTCAAGACACTTTACTAACAGAATGTTTTTGTTGCAGACTGACATTAGCCATCACCGGTGTGACACTGTTGGTTGTCCTCACCACCTTAGTTGGATTTCTGCCTAATGGGAGGTAAGAATGAGTTGTAAACATCAAATGTATTCATGTTAGTTAGTGAGTGTATCCACAAAATCACTGTTCAAAAATGGTTACCAACTGTTGTATGTGCTTGTAGGATGAAGAATTTTCTGAGTGAGAAAGTGCATTTAATGTGTTACCGTGTCTGTGCGAGAGCGCTAACTGCAATCATCACTTACCATCACAGGTAAGCGagcatacacactatatatgtACTAATGGTATTCTGTCCAGGtataattgaataaatacattGCAGCTGCCTTATTATGTATTTTACCTTGTCTGATCAGAAACTTgtcaaaaatcatttaaaaaatgacacCACCCATTTAAAAAGTACTGTTACCTTGCTGACAAAATTTGCCCTGATTGTAATCAAAGAACTCCTtaaaaacttaaaacccaaCTACTAAATGGAAAGTGATAACAAAAAGTGATTCTATATTCTGTTCTTAATATTATGCTGCGTTGTGGAATATGCCCTTGAGTTGCAGTTTTATAGACATGGTTTAAAAACTTGTGCTGGCATGTAAGATATGAAAGGAATTTTCCAGGCTGTGCTCTGCCAGGCACCACCAGCATTCAGTGTAACATCCTGTCTCCCCACAGCTCAAGTTTCTACTTAGTATTTGAGTTATGGAAGTAatattatgttaataataaaattaaaacttcATTGAAACTGATTGAAAGAAAGTCAATGAGTCCTTAACTGAGACTGACAGGCAAAGAGACAGTACCCTTTTAAAACTTCATTATTGGGAATAAAAGGCAGGGAGGATAGGCCACCCTCACTGAGACTGCCAGGCACAGACCACATCTCCTTCTGTGGGACTGTCAGACACAGCAACCACATCTCCTGGGCTCTTCTATATACCAGTCAGCAGTGCACTTGAACATAAAATACAGGCTTTTATGTCTGACCAGGCCGTGGGCGTGCGAAGACTCAAACTCAGTTTCTAattcatcgtatcgaatctctgcTTTgttttccgactgggttgggcggctgcatgaacaacaactggctgttgttcagggttaggggtaaaaagtcggatcataggtcctcataactggtgcagctgcggcccctgctggctgactgatggcgcctgcacagggctgaggaataatgctgatgggggtgtggccctccgtacacagtgcccgtcggtgtatgaactcgactcgtgcaggtgaaaaatgcagtctgtactgactgtacgtgccggagggggcgtatgtcagttgagaggcgtcctcagtcagcggtgaagggtcgaaccagtatagaggacacaatcagggtaattggacacgactagattaggggagaaaattggggggaaaagtggaAAAAATTATTCACACAGAtttcatttacacagattttaaatGTGAAAGGGATTATATTCCTTTTAGatatttatgtacatttttgtctgtctgtgctTAATTTCATCTTTTAGTGAGAACAAGCCTAAGAATGGAGGAATCTGCGTCGCCAATCACACATCACCCATCGACGTCCTCATACTAGCCAACGATGGTTGCTATGCAATGGTAAGAACGTgtgattgtatttattttaatagcattagtGCCTATGTGGTTTAGCATCTGATAGTGCAGCGTTGGTTAAACAAGTGGGTTTgtgggtttgtatgtgtgtgttctgtCGAGTTGAACACATGACATGTGTTTCCAGTGCTACTCTTGTAGAGATCAAATGGCCTAAAAAGGATAAAACGAAATCACACTTCTGTGTGCAGTGCTTTTATGTTGTACTGTTTATCACAGTATGTATAAAAATACCCCTGAACTATACTTGGTATAGTAATACagtactctgtgtgtgtttgtgtgtgtgttaggtgggGCAGATCCACGGAGGGCTGATGGGAATTATTCAGAGGTCCATGGTAAAGGCTTGTCCACACATATGGTTTGAACGTTCTGAAGTCAAAGACCGACATCTGGTGGCCAAAAGGTAGAACTGCACCTTCACGACCTACACTTTTCTATGTTAAAACAGATCCTATCTGGAGCTTATTCGGTCTTCCCTGTAATGAATGTGTATTAAGCTGTTGTGTTCTCTTGTAATATCAGTAAGCTACAATTACAGTGAGTTTCAAACAACTGCTGAATAAACTCAGACAGAACTGGAAAACAGCCAAAAACACAAAGCTCTAACATGGACAGTGTTATTGGGCTTTTTTGGTCCTATGTATGTTTATTGTCTGACTAACACATACACTGTTGAGTCTCGTTATTTTGACCACCAGTTAATATCTAGAGTAACCGCCGTGTGCGGCACGGACAACAGCTAGACAGGCTAGTAGTGACTCAATAAgatcctggtaggttgtcacaggtatctagAGCCATGCTGACTGATGTGCATCAATAGAGTGAACGCAGTGATCAaagtggtcccacagatgctcagttgAGTTCAGGtttggggaattagggggccagggtagtatttggaagtcttggtcatgctcttccaatcaatatcggacatttctagccatgtgacatgtcacatTGTCTTGCTGTATGGGTGTGCGTGATCTGCAAGGATGGATTCCTGCCCAGATTGGTTAAGAGTGCCTTTCACATGGATGTATGGGCCCAGAGAATGCCACAAAAACATTCCCCAGACAATAACGCTGCCACAGCCGttgaaagtaggaagtggtcataataatgtgactcgatgGTATATTTCGAGAGGGAATGCAAAACATTTGCGAgggaaaataatattattacatttttgtttttaaaccacaGCATCTTAGGGTCTGAGTAGTATTATATTATCTGGCGGATAAAAGGATTTGTTATCACTGGTATTATTAAtggacattttaaataaatcatgtatggccaaaagtatgtggacacctgattatacagttttttctttatttagatGATGGCATTTCAGGTTTTCCCACTAGGATCCACATTTTGGATACCCATCATTGCTATTAACCATTTGGCTGTCTGTATGGGGGGGGGAGGTGTTTAGGGGGTGTGTAGGGGGTTGGCTGAGGCTTCACAATGGATTGGCGTTCTGTCATGGGTGTGGTACTGCGTTGCGCACACTGGGACtgttgtaaaacatgaaaacataaATGGAAAATTTAAATGCCAAGTTACCAGTGTTGGTCCCCTGAGCAGGACCCTTAACCCAcatttgcttgcattgtattcggtTACAATTCTAAGTTACTttgcttctgctaaatgttgtaaatgtaaatgcatgaaTTTCAAGTCAGCATAAAGCTACATTATAATTGCAGGCTAAGTGATCACGTTGAGGACAAGAGCAAACTTCCAATCCTTATTTTCCCCGAAGGTAAGTGCCAAGCCCTTTTCCATTATGAAaatgatttgattttaaatcagTTCATGAAATCACTGCCAGAAATGCTCTTCTAAGGGATTTTTAATTTTAGGTCAGGTTCAGGTTTTTATGTGCTCTTATGTTGTGTGATTTTGTGGTAGGTACCTGCATCAACAATACATCTGTAATGATGTTCAAGAAGGGAAGCTTTGAAATCGCTTCCACCATCTACCCAGTGGCCATCAAGGTCTGTATTTCTCCAACCCAGCACAATTTACTCAAATAACTGAAACTAACTTAACTAACAttctgcaactgtttttttCTGACTGAATTATTGGAACACAATCTTTATTGTTCAGGAAAACAAGTGTTTGTGAATTTGAGTTTTTGTAACCTTATTGTGGCCTAAAGAATTAatttatacagtttatatagggtgtcccaaaattcatgcaagaagtaattttgatagagaacacaggtttttaattaaaaattgtaaatttttaattgattcataaagtatacagtatagggttATGTATGGAATAGCATATCGGGTAAATGGCCTCCACGGCTTTGCTGGCACATACGCACTCTTTTGTCGAAATGAAGTTAAATCACTATTCTGACCATATTTTGTACGAAAATTGCGAACTGTAGCTGCCAaaccttcattatttttaaaatattgcccAACAATGAAAATGCGTTGTTCTTTCGTGAAGCGCTCCATTTTTAATAACCCTGAACTGTGAGCTGTCTTTTTTTTCGTTGGCAACACTTTACCGCACAAATGGCGCCAAATTCAaatcttgcgtgaattttgggacaccctttagaagattattattatttaaattattattattttaataatttatagaATAATtcatagaataaataaattattattttgattattatttggtggtgttatatttatataatgtcaattaatgttttgttttggcCCACTGAACACAATCTTTATAGTTCAAGATAAAAAATGTTTGTGAATTTGTGTTTTAGTAACCTTATTGTggcttaaataattattttttagaatTTATAAGAGAGtgttattatataaattattattatcttaataATTTATAGAATAATTCATAGAAGaaattgattattttttttattttttatttggtgGTATAAAAATTATGTAATGTAATTTTGTGTTTTGGCCCActtcaagaaaaaaatgatctgaGTGTTGTAACTTTATTGTGGGTCATAGAATTA is part of the Trichomycterus rosablanca isolate fTriRos1 chromosome 7, fTriRos1.hap1, whole genome shotgun sequence genome and harbors:
- the LOC134318394 gene encoding glycerol-3-phosphate acyltransferase 4-like, giving the protein MGSFGFPFDNLLCMLLGISFTVWFTLLLVFFIVPAIFGLSFGIRKLYMKTLLKVFGWATLRIEREAKEKNHLVYKPYANGIIAKEPTSLEEELKEIRRVGSSRDLTTSSPGSSPSSAEFAMSDIFYFCRRGVESIVDDEVTKRFTAEELESWNLLTRSNYNFRHISTRLTALWGVGLVIRYCLLLPLRLTLAITGVTLLVVLTTLVGFLPNGRMKNFLSEKVHLMCYRVCARALTAIITYHHSENKPKNGGICVANHTSPIDVLILANDGCYAMVGQIHGGLMGIIQRSMVKACPHIWFERSEVKDRHLVAKRLSDHVEDKSKLPILIFPEGTCINNTSVMMFKKGSFEIASTIYPVAIKYDPRFGDAFWNSSKFGMVNYLLRMMSSWAIVCSVWYLPPMSRQEGEDAVQFANRVKAAIARQGGLVDLLWDGGLKRSKVKETFKEEQQKLYSKILVGTHEDRSRS